The stretch of DNA TGGTGCAGACGGTGGGCATGATGGCCATGATGGCGCTGCTGACCGATTCGGCGCGGCCCACGGTGGGTCAGGCCATCCTGCTTGGCCTGAAGCGCCTGCCCACCGTGCTGGGCGTCGGCATTCTGCTGATCATCGGCTATTTCCTCACCGCGCTGGTCTTCGTGCTGGTGCTGGGCGTGATCGGCGCCCTGCTGGGCGCGACCGGCACCGGCATGAGCGGCCCCGTCGTGATCGTGGTGGCCATCGGCACGGCTGCCTTCCTCGCCTTCCTGATCTATGCCGTCACCCGCCTGTCGATGACCCTGCCCGCCATCGTCATCGACCAGATCGGCAACCCATGGCACGCCCTGCGCCGCTCATGGAGCCTGACAAGCGGCAACACCGCCGGGCTGCTCGGCTTCTATCTGGTGCTGATGATCGCCTATGTGGTGATCGTCTCGCTGACCTTCATGGTGCTGGGCACACTCGTGAAACTGGGCACGGCGGAATACAGCAAGGCCTACTTCACCACCAACGGCCTCGTCTCCGGCCTGATCGGCGGGGCGGTGAGCATCCTGGCCAGCGCGATCATCGCCGCGGTGCACGGGCAGCTCTCGGGCCAGTTTTCGGGGCGGGAGTCGCTGTCGGATACGTTTCGGTGAAGGTTTAAGAAGGTGAATGCGAGGGCCATCGCCCTCGCGCTCCCTTTAATGTCTGCGTGGCGCTTCGGGTTCGGCCTTAAGCCAAGGTCGCTGCGCCGCAGGCTTTAAACGACAAAAGACGCCGGGGCATTCCTGCCTGCGGCGCCTTTGTTGTGCTGGTGGAGAGTTGGCGCGCACCGGTCGGGCGCCACTGCCCATGCGTCGGAAGACGTCATGGGAGCGCGAGGGGGTAACCCCCTCGCATCTTCTCTTCCTTAAGCCTCTTCCTTCCACCCCCAGTAAAGGAAGCAAGGCGGCACATTGATAAACTCCATCGCATTATCGATGCGCGCGAAGTGCCGCGCCATAAAGGCCCGCGCCCGCGAGGTGAACTGATAGACCAGAAACGCCCCGCCGGGCCGCAGCACGCGGTGCGTGGCCGAGGCGATGGCCGGGCCCACGCCATCGGGCAGGGTCGAGAAGGGCAGGCCGGAAAGCACGTAGTCGGCGTGATCATGACCATGGGCGCGCACGATGGCTTCGACATCGGCGGCCGAGCCGAGCACGGCGACGAAGCGGCTGTCGGCGATGGTGGCGTTCAGATAGTCGATGAACATCGG from Novosphingobium sp. encodes:
- a CDS encoding glycerophosphoryl diester phosphodiesterase membrane domain-containing protein — its product is MRFDGNLAWQQAVRLCSANKELLLVLAGVFFFLPGVTSAFFLSGLQEQMMRDVAAANQQDPRAVLQALGGIYTQIAPYIALLLLVQTVGMMAMMALLTDSARPTVGQAILLGLKRLPTVLGVGILLIIGYFLTALVFVLVLGVIGALLGATGTGMSGPVVIVVAIGTAAFLAFLIYAVTRLSMTLPAIVIDQIGNPWHALRRSWSLTSGNTAGLLGFYLVLMIAYVVIVSLTFMVLGTLVKLGTAEYSKAYFTTNGLVSGLIGGAVSILASAIIAAVHGQLSGQFSGRESLSDTFR
- a CDS encoding methyltransferase, which produces MTGELVREAPFESFKSRVKRRLGPWGVFLEGFLRNPVMVGSIVPSSRFTINKMLSRVNWDECKLFVEYGPGVGTFCRPVLSRLRRDGMLIVIDTNPMFIDYLNATIADSRFVAVLGSAADVEAIVRAHGHDHADYVLSGLPFSTLPDGVGPAIASATHRVLRPGGAFLVYQFTSRARAFMARHFARIDNAMEFINVPPCFLYWGWKEEA